In Hirschia baltica ATCC 49814, the genomic stretch TACCCCAATTGTCTAGATCCACTTCATCAATAACAACCATTGTGGTGTTTGGATCTTTACCGAGAACGTCTCGAAGTAGCTCTGTCGTGCCTTTGATTAGGCTCGCTTTTTGAGCGGCAGTGACATTCCCCTCGCGCGTGATTTTGATGTTTACATAAGGCATGTTTAAATTGCTTTTCTGTCAGTGAAATGAAAAACTTTAGAGATGATCTGCCATTCTCCATCGGTATAGATGAAGGTTAGAAAATCTATAAAATCCCGTTGGCCGATGCTGCATCGTGCGCGTACAAATGCAGTGTTTTCTCCAGCTAATTCTATTTTTTCGATCTTGTCTTTGCGGATTTCATGACGTGAAGCTGGAGACTGTCTTGTCGCAATCACGGATCGGTACTCGTCTTTCGACCGAAACAAAGCGGGTTTTTCATCGGCTGTTGCATAGAGCGCTTGGGGATGAAAAACACGGTCCAGTATTTCAACGTCACAAAAATAAAGCATGTCAAAATAATCTAGAAGCACTTTTTCTATGGCTGCAAAATTAGACACGATCAGGCCGTTTCTTCCTGATAAATGCCTTCTTCTTTTAATGATTTAATTACAGCAGGACGCGCAAAACCATTTTTCAAATAGGCACCGATTTTGGCATATTGGCTAAGGTCGACATTGATAAAATTTGCCCAGTTCAATACAACTATTGTGTAGGCATCAGCGATTGTGAAATCTTCTCCAAGCAGGAATGTGCGACCATCAGAGAGCTGATTTTCGATGTGTTGCACTTTCTTGTATAGATTTTTGATGTGTTCACTGCGCACTTCATCGCTCATATCTGGTATTCTAAAGAATGGAGAGAATGCTTTGTGAAGTTCTGAACCGGTGAAGTTTAGCGCTTCTTGCAGGCGTGCACGTTCTAAGGTTCCATTCACTGGCGCAAGCGTTGAGTCAGGTTTCTGATCCGCGATGTATTGAAGAATGGCTGGGTTTTCTGAAAGATAAATGCCTTGAGACACTTCAAGAACAGGGACGTAACCATTGGGGTTTATGGTTTTGAAATCCGCACCACTCTGCGTCAGGCCTTTATCCGTGTCGACTGCTTCAGATGAGAATGGCAGACCTAATTCATTGAATGTTATTCGAGAAGCGAGGGAACAAGCGCCGGTTTTGAAATAGAGTTTCATGTGTCATCTCCTGTTTTAGTGACGACACTTATTTGATATAGATAGTTTCCTTTGCCAACTAAGTTTCTTGTAGTAACTCCATTATGCAGTTACTCTGGAGTAACTAGGTGTATTGGCAGTTACCGAGAAATCTGATGGCTTTAAAAATTCGCAAAAATAAGAGTCCTGATCCGCCTGCACCATGTGCATTGACGCATTGTATGTCTTTTATTTCAGGGGCTTGGGCACCCAATGTGATCTGGAATTTAAGAGAAGGGCCAAGGCGATTTAGTGAGCTGAAGATAGATATTCCGCCCATATCAGCAAAAGTCTTGTCTACGCGTCTTTCTGAGCTTGAAAAGCGCGGTATCATCGAGCGCAATGTTCTGCCGACATCACCTCCATCTGTGGAATACAAGTTAACCCAGATCGGTACAGAAATTATTCCGGCACTCGATGCGTTAGTGACAGTTGGGCATAAACTTAAAACACGTGGATTGAATGTGGACGAAGCTGAGGTAAGTCGTTCCTAAGAAATCAGGCTTTACCTGACGCTTCCATAGAGCCTTTAACAGCGAGGCCATCGGCGCGTTCATTGCCTTCATCGCCCGCATGGCCTTTAACCCATCGCCACTCTATTTGATGGCGACTGCAAGCTTCATCGAGAGCTTGCCATAGGTCTTGGTTTTTGACTGGCTTTTTTGCAGCGGTTTTCCAACCATTCTTTTTCCAGCCATGTATCCATTTGGTCAGGCCATCTTTCACATAAGTTGAATCAGTGCTCAAGATAACATTTGACGGGCCTTTGAGTGAGGTGAGCGCTTCAATTGCGCCCATTAATTCCATGCGATTATTGGTCGTATCTTTCTCGCCGCCATAGAGTTCTTTTTCGTGCTCACCCATTTTGAGGAGGGCTCCCCAACCACCTGGACCTGGGTTTCCCGAACAAGCGCCATCTGTCCATATTTGGACTTGGCCTGATTTTGGCGCTTCTGGCGCAGTCGGTTTTTCTGCTAGAACAGGCGTTGAAGGCTCTTTTTCAGTTTTGTTGACTTCGAGCTTACCACCCGCTGCTTCTCGAGCGCCCTTAACCGCAAGACTATCGGCGCGTTCATTGCCTTCATCACCTGAATGGCCTTTGACCCATTTCCATTCTATTTGATGACGTTTACAGGCTTCATCGAGCGCTTGCCAAAGGTCTTTATTTTTCACGGGTTGTTTGGAAGCTGTTTTCCAGCCATTTCTTTTCCAGCCGTGAATCCATTGTGTGAGGCCATTTTTGACGTAAGTGGAATCGGTATGCAGCGTGATCTTGGATGATGTATTGATTGAATTCAGCGCTTCAATCGCCCCCATTAATTCCATACGGTTATTGGTGGTGTTAGCTTCGCCGCCATATAGCTCAATTTCTTGGCCATCATTGACGATCAGAGCACCCCAGCCACCCGGTCCGGGATTTCCCGAACACGCACCATCTGTCCATATTTCAATCATATCTGTCATAGGATCGAGGTGAGATGATTTGTAAAAGAGGTCAAGATCATCTTTAAATTTGGCTGTGGATTACAGGCTATCCACCATAATCAAAAAAGCCTTTAGCATTGCGGTGAAAGCCTAGCTTTTCGGCATATTCGATCGGGTTTTTAGGGCGCACAAGTGCATCGCGTGGAGTATCTGCCCAATCGACAAGGCGTGTGAGAAAGAAACGCATCGCGGCACCGCGACAGAGGATTGGCAAGGCGTCTTTTTCTGCATCTTCTAATGGACGTATTGATTGATATCCTGCCAGCATAGCGCGGCCTTTGGTGACATTGTATTCGCCGCGACTATCTTCAAAACACCAAGCATTCAGACAGATAGCGATGTCATAGGCGAGAGCATCATTACACGCGAAATAAAAATCGATAACGCCAGTGAGTTTATCATCGAGAAAGAATGCATTATCGGGAAAAAGATCAGCATGGATCACGCCGCTGGGCAGATCTTTTGGCCAATTGGCTTTGAGTTCATCCAGATCTGATTGGATATGTGAGGTGAGGCCTGCATTTATGGCATTTGCTTCTTTTTCGCGGCCTTTAAACATGGGATGCCAAGCATCAACAGAGAGTGAGTTTTTCCGGCTGCCGGAATAGTCAGATAAAGCGTCGTGGAATTTGGCCAAACCAATTCCTAAATCACGACATTGCTCGACATTGGGGCGACTAAGCGACATGCCTGTTAAAAATGTGATGATGACAGCAGGGCGACCACACAGTGTGCGCAGGGCTTTGCCATCATTTGCTTTAACGGGAAGAGGCGCAGGAAAGCCTTTTAAAGCGAGGTGATCCATTACGCCCATGAAATAGGGAAGGTCTTCCTCGTTTACGCGCTTTTCAAATAGGGTGAGAATGAAACGGCTTTTTGCTGTTTCCAATAAATAATTAGA encodes the following:
- a CDS encoding tautomerase family protein, which encodes MPYVNIKITREGNVTAAQKASLIKGTTELLRDVLGKDPNTTMVVIDEVDLDNWGIGALPALEFRAQRQK
- a CDS encoding nuclear transport factor 2 family protein — protein: MSNFAAIEKVLLDYFDMLYFCDVEILDRVFHPQALYATADEKPALFRSKDEYRSVIATRQSPASRHEIRKDKIEKIELAGENTAFVRARCSIGQRDFIDFLTFIYTDGEWQIISKVFHFTDRKAI
- a CDS encoding glutathione binding-like protein — translated: MKLYFKTGACSLASRITFNELGLPFSSEAVDTDKGLTQSGADFKTINPNGYVPVLEVSQGIYLSENPAILQYIADQKPDSTLAPVNGTLERARLQEALNFTGSELHKAFSPFFRIPDMSDEVRSEHIKNLYKKVQHIENQLSDGRTFLLGEDFTIADAYTIVVLNWANFINVDLSQYAKIGAYLKNGFARPAVIKSLKEEGIYQEETA
- a CDS encoding winged helix-turn-helix transcriptional regulator encodes the protein MALKIRKNKSPDPPAPCALTHCMSFISGAWAPNVIWNLREGPRRFSELKIDIPPISAKVLSTRLSELEKRGIIERNVLPTSPPSVEYKLTQIGTEIIPALDALVTVGHKLKTRGLNVDEAEVSRS
- the rnhA gene encoding ribonuclease HI, whose protein sequence is MWTDGACSGNPGPGGWGALLKMGEHEKELYGGEKDTTNNRMELMGAIEALTSLKGPSNVILSTDSTYVKDGLTKWIHGWKKNGWKTAAKKPVKNQDLWQALDEACSRHQIEWRWVKGHAGDEGNERADGLAVKGSMEASGKA
- the thrB gene encoding homoserine kinase encodes the protein MAVYTEVDDKALADFLADFDLGPAIAFKGIAEGVENSNYLLETAKSRFILTLFEKRVNEEDLPYFMGVMDHLALKGFPAPLPVKANDGKALRTLCGRPAVIITFLTGMSLSRPNVEQCRDLGIGLAKFHDALSDYSGSRKNSLSVDAWHPMFKGREKEANAINAGLTSHIQSDLDELKANWPKDLPSGVIHADLFPDNAFFLDDKLTGVIDFYFACNDALAYDIAICLNAWCFEDSRGEYNVTKGRAMLAGYQSIRPLEDAEKDALPILCRGAAMRFFLTRLVDWADTPRDALVRPKNPIEYAEKLGFHRNAKGFFDYGG